GTCCACCAGCTCGAGCACGCGCGCGTGCTGCGGGAAGTCGACGTGGGAGGCGGTGTTGATCTCCCAGAAACCGTGCGCGGGCTTGTCACCAGGATGCGGTGTGATCCCCTGCGGCCCAAAAGGTCCCCGGCATCAACGCCCTACTGCACCGAACCTTCAACGCAGCCGCCCGGACCGCCAACGCGTGAGGGGGTCGAAATCGGGCCGGAACAGGTGTAGGCAGGAGTCGCGGTGGGTCGTGGAGGTGTCGGATGGACACTGGTGGGCTGCCGGGATGGGGTTCGTCCGCTCAGGTTGCCGTGGTGAGCGAGACCGGGCGCACGCGCGTCGTTCGGGTGTTCCTGCGTGATCGCACCGTGGTGTGCAAGCAGCCGCTGGGCCCGGACGCACCCGAGAGACTGCGGCACGAGCGGGTGATGCTGGAACGGCTGCGCGGTGTCCCGAATGTGGCGCAGCTGCTGGACGCGCCCCGGTATGCGGGGTCGATCGTGCTGGCCGACGCCGGCGACCGGAACCTGGCGAGGCTGCCCGAGCCACTGGCCGTCGACGTCCTGCTCGGGGTCGGGCTCGGGATGGCCCGGGTCGTGGCGGCGATGCACCGGCGCGGGGTGGTGCACCGCGACATCACCCCCGCGAACCTCGTGCTCGCCGGCGACGGTGCTCCGTGCCTGGTCGACTTCGCGCTGGCCACCGCGCTCCCCGATTCCGCTCCCCCGGCCGCCGGCCGGGGGAGATCGTCGGGACGCTGGCGTATCTGGCGCCGGAGCAGACCGGGCGGACCGGCCGTGCGGTGGATCAGCGCAGCGACCTCTACGCCGTGGGGGCCACGCTCTACGAGCTGGCGACGGGCGCGCCGCCGTTCGGCTCCGGGGACCCGCTGCGCCTGGTCCACGACCACCTGGCCCGGGTGCCGGCACCCCCGGTCGAGGTGAACCCGGCCCTGCCGGCCCCGCTGTCCGCGATCATCCTGCACCTGCTGGAAAAGGAGCCGGACAACCGCTACCAGACCGCCGAGGGAGTCATCCACGACCTGGAACGGTTACGCGACGCCCGGGCCGGGCGCGCGACGGAACCGATCCCGATCGGGCACCACGACTTCCCGCGCCGGCCCGTCGCCCCGGTACGGCTGGTGGGGCGCGACACCGAGGTGGCCGCGTTGCAGGCGGCGTTCGAGGGCGCGCTGGCTGGCCGGTGCCCAGGCGTGCTGATCGGCGGCGCGGCCGGGGTCGGCAAAACGGCGCTCGTCCACGAGCTACGGCCGGCGGTCACCAGCCGGGGCGGCTGGTTCCTGGCCGGCAAGTTCGACCAATACCGGCGCGACCTGGAGTTCAACGGGGTGTCCCAGGCGTTCCGCTCGCTGGGCCGGCTGCTGCTGGCCGAGCCGGAGGAGGAGCTCAGCGGACTTCGCGAACGGATCTTCGCCGCGGTTGGCTCGAACGCGGGGCTGCTCACCGCCGTCGTCCCCGAGTTCGCGACCCTACTGGCCGTGCCGCCCGACCCCGGCGATCTGCTCACCGCGCAGGTCCGCGCGCAACACGCCGGCGTTCGTGTCTTGCGCGCGGTCGCCTCCCCGGACCGGCCGGTGGTGCTGTTCCTCGATGACCTGCACTGGGCGGGGCCCGGCCCACTCGGCTTCGTCGACCTCCTGCTCGACACCAACCCGATCCCCGGCCTGCTGCTGGTGGGCGCGTACCGGGATGGGGAAACGCCACAGCCAGCGACCGCACTGCTGTCGCGGTCACGCGACCGGACCGCTGTGCGGTACCTGCACCTGGAGAACCTGCCCACCCCAAGCCTGATCACCCTGGTCGCCGACATACTGCACGCCGACGCAGCGGCGGCGGCGGGCCTGGTCGAGGTGATCGCGCCACGCACCCGCGGCAATCCTTACGAAACCGTGCAGCTGCTCACCGCGCTGGCTCACCACGGCGTCCTCACCGCCACCTCCGCGGGATGGGAGTGGGACCCCGCAGCGGTGCGCGCCCACCTGGGCCCGGAGGAGGGCGGCGACCTGCTGACGTCGCGGATCCAAGCCCTGCCGCCGCCGTCGCGGCAGCTGGTCGAGGCGATGGCCTGCGTGGGTGGGCGGGTCGAGACGGCGTTGTTGCAGACCGCCACCGGCGAGCCGGCGGACGTGGTCGCACAGCGCCTGACCCCGCCCGTCGACGAGGGCCTGCTCGTGCTCGAGCGCGGCGCCGTGCGGTTCCGCCACGACCGCATCCGCGAGGCCATCCTGCGCGGGCTCAGTCCACAGCGGCGAAGCGCCTTGCAACTGGCCGTGGCACGACGGCTGGCCCGAGCACCTGACCTGTTCGCGGTCGCCGCCGAGCAGTACCTGCCGGTGCTCGACGCGGTGGACGACCCCGGCGAGCGGCGAGTGGTGACCGAGCTGCTGCGGCGCGCGGCCGACCAGGCCGCATTGACCGGCGATCACGCCCGGGTCAACGCGCTTGTGGTGGCCGGGTTGCGGGTGGCCGACCCGGCGAAGACAGCGGTGGTACTCGAGCTGCGCACGGCCCGGCAGGCGGCGCTGTTCAGCTTGGGCCGCCTGGTGGAGGCCGACGAGGAGTACCAGGAGATCGAGCGGCTCTGCCCGAGCACACCCGACCGTGCCGGCGCGACTGCGATTCACGTGCGCAGCCTCAACCATCGGACCCGGTTCGGGGAGGCGAGCAGCCTGAGCCTGCAGTCGCTGCGAGAGTGCGGGCTCGACGTCCCCTCAGCCGAGCGGCTCCCCGCCGAACTCGACCGGGGGTTTGCCCTCCTGCACCACTGGCTCGAGCACAGCGATCCCGCCGACGACCAGGCCCGGCCGGAGCTGACCGACCCCGTGCTCCTGGCTGCGACCCAGGTGCTCGATCCGGCGGTCCCGGCGGCCTACTTCGCCGCTGATTACGATTTGTATGCGTGGCTCGGGCTGGAGGGCTTGCGGATCTGGATCGAGCACGGCCCCGGCCCCACCTTGCTCGGACCCGCCTGCATCGCTGCCCTTTGCGCCGTAACGCAGCGCGGCGACTACGTCGGTGGATACCGGGCGGCACGGCGGCTGCTGGCGTGGGGCGAGGCCTGCGGAGCGGAGCCCGGCACGTCGCAGGCGCGCCACAGGTCCGCCAACTTCAGTTGCTGGCTGGAGCCGATCGAGAACGGGGTCCAGGAAGCTCAGCGGGCCCGGGAGGGGTTGATCGCCGCGGGCGACCTGACGAACGCCGGCTACACCTACCTGTTGACCGTGCGGTGCCTGGTGGACTGCGCCCCCTCGTTGGAAAGCCTCCTTACCGAGGTCGACGGTGGACTGGCCTTCGTGCACCGGACCGGCAACGAGCAGACCGGGCAGGTGCTCGAGACCTATCGGTGGCTGGCCGACGTGTTACGCGGTGACAGCCTTGCCGACCCGATCGCCCTCGACCGGTTCACCGACAATCCGCTCGCGCTGTTTTACGTGCACCTGTGCCACGCCGTCGCCGGCTCCCTCTTCGACGAGCCGGTAGCCCTAGCACGGCACAGCTCGGCAGCGATGGACCTCCTCCCGGCGGCAGCCGGCGTCTACCCCTCCGCCGTGGTCCGCGCGCTGCGCGGGCTGGCCCTCGCTGAACGGGCGCGCGCCGCCGACGGCACCGAACGCAAGAATCTGCTGTCCGGACTGGACGAGGTGACGGGCTGGCTGGCCGCCCGGGCCGCGGACGCACCCGAGAACTTCCTGCACCTGCTGCGGTGGGTGGAGGCCGAGCGAGCGTGGGCGGTCGGCGACTTCCGCGGCGCCGTGCGGGCCTTCGACACTGCCCAGTGGGAGGCAGGCCGGCGTCCGTGGCACCAGGCGCTGATCACCGAGCGCGCGGCCCGTTTCCACCTCGCGCACGGCGTCGAGCACACCGGTCGCGCATTGCTCGCCCACGCTCGCGACCACTACGCCGCCTGGGGTGCAACCGCGAAGGTGGCGCAACTGGACTGGGCCTACCCCACCCTGCGCACGGGCGCCGGTGCGCCCGAGCCCGCAGACGCCGGGCCGGCTGATCCCGTCCTGCGCTCAACGGTCACCACAGGCGCGCTCGATCTGCTCGGCATCCTCTCCGCGTCCCGGGCGCTGAGCTCCGAGACCAGCATCGAACGTTTGCACACGCGCGTCGTTGAGGTGCTCAGCGCAATGACCGGGGCCACCGGGGTCCGCCTGCTGCTGTGGAGCGACGACCAGCAGACCTGGTTGCTGCCCGAA
The sequence above is a segment of the Amycolatopsis sp. 2-15 genome. Coding sequences within it:
- a CDS encoding AAA family ATPase produces the protein MPGRLRAGHRAPRFRSPGRRPGEIVGTLAYLAPEQTGRTGRAVDQRSDLYAVGATLYELATGAPPFGSGDPLRLVHDHLARVPAPPVEVNPALPAPLSAIILHLLEKEPDNRYQTAEGVIHDLERLRDARAGRATEPIPIGHHDFPRRPVAPVRLVGRDTEVAALQAAFEGALAGRCPGVLIGGAAGVGKTALVHELRPAVTSRGGWFLAGKFDQYRRDLEFNGVSQAFRSLGRLLLAEPEEELSGLRERIFAAVGSNAGLLTAVVPEFATLLAVPPDPGDLLTAQVRAQHAGVRVLRAVASPDRPVVLFLDDLHWAGPGPLGFVDLLLDTNPIPGLLLVGAYRDGETPQPATALLSRSRDRTAVRYLHLENLPTPSLITLVADILHADAAAAAGLVEVIAPRTRGNPYETVQLLTALAHHGVLTATSAGWEWDPAAVRAHLGPEEGGDLLTSRIQALPPPSRQLVEAMACVGGRVETALLQTATGEPADVVAQRLTPPVDEGLLVLERGAVRFRHDRIREAILRGLSPQRRSALQLAVARRLARAPDLFAVAAEQYLPVLDAVDDPGERRVVTELLRRAADQAALTGDHARVNALVVAGLRVADPAKTAVVLELRTARQAALFSLGRLVEADEEYQEIERLCPSTPDRAGATAIHVRSLNHRTRFGEASSLSLQSLRECGLDVPSAERLPAELDRGFALLHHWLEHSDPADDQARPELTDPVLLAATQVLDPAVPAAYFAADYDLYAWLGLEGLRIWIEHGPGPTLLGPACIAALCAVTQRGDYVGGYRAARRLLAWGEACGAEPGTSQARHRSANFSCWLEPIENGVQEAQRAREGLIAAGDLTNAGYTYLLTVRCLVDCAPSLESLLTEVDGGLAFVHRTGNEQTGQVLETYRWLADVLRGDSLADPIALDRFTDNPLALFYVHLCHAVAGSLFDEPVALARHSSAAMDLLPAAAGVYPSAVVRALRGLALAERARAADGTERKNLLSGLDEVTGWLAARAADAPENFLHLLRWVEAERAWAVGDFRGAVRAFDTAQWEAGRRPWHQALITERAARFHLAHGVEHTGRALLAHARDHYAAWGATAKVAQLDWAYPTLRTGAGAPEPADAGPADPVLRSTVTTGALDLLGILSASRALSSETSIERLHTRVVEVLSAMTGATGVRLLLWSDDQQTWLLPEPARAVAEQEVAVPRSVLRYIRRTEAPLVVDDVTRDERFVHDPCFAGLPGCSLLAVPILSRGTLRAALLLENRLIRGAFTTDRLDAVKLIAGQLAVSLDNAQLYTQLTASRARIVTAADHARQRIGRDLHDGAQQRLVALTLRLRAIQTEPPERDQLTTELDDLATETTGVLDELREIAHGLHPGILATGGLAPAVRALGRRSPIPIALDLPPLPPLPEPVQLSAYFIIAEALTNVAKHAHAASITVALDPDPATGVLRITIRDDGVGGADLTHGTGLLGLKDRAEAIGGRLHLHSPPGAGTTLHVDLPLTGPDHTSTVDI